CACCGGCGAGTCGGAGCGGTTGAGGCGGATCTGGTTGGCCACCCGGCGCAGCAGGCCGGGATTCACCTCGGCCAGGTTCTGGGTCATGGTGAACCAGAGCTTGCACAGCTCCTGGTTTTCGTGGGTGGCCGCGCTGACGGCGATTTCGGCCGGGGTGGTGGTGCTCAGGCTGGGGTTGGCCGCGGTCAGGCCCAGTTCCCGCCAGGCGTTCACCCAGTAGTAGGAGAGCATGGGGTTGATCAGCCCCCGCATGCGGCTCCACAGGGGGTCGTCCTCCTGGACCAGGTAGAAGAAGGCCAGGTAGTAGGGCCGGGAGTTGGCGTAGTCCCGGTGGATCTGGGAGAGCTCGCCGGCTTTGACCGAGGCGTAGGAGGCCATGTACCAGCGCAGATCCTCCACGCTGGCGCCGGGTTCGTTGGCCTCCACCGCGTCCCACTGGAGGCGGCAGGCGAAGAGGTAGCTACGGGCCGAAGCGGCGAAATCCTGGGAGCGCTGGAGCATGGCCGTCTTGGCCAGGGAGCGGGCCTTCTCCTGGGTGCGGGGGAGGTTATCCGGCAACTGCACGTGCTCGATGTCGTAACGGAGGAGCTGCAGGGCCGGTTCGTCGGCGAAGGGGATGGCGCTGTGGCCGGGCAGGGTGTAGCGCTTGTCCTTGTAGACGATCAGCCCCCGCTCCTGCAGGTCGTCCAGCAGGCTCTGGATGTAGTCCACCTGGTCCCGGTCGTTGAGCAGGATGGCGGCCAGTTCGTGTTTATCGATCTCCAGGCCGGCGTTGATCACGGCAAAGACGAAGCCGGACTCGGCCCGTTTGACGAAGTCGGCCTCGCTGTCGATGCCGTCGGCCAGGCGCACGGGCACGTGGACCGAGGCCACCTGGTCGCCGTAGTCGAAGGCCCGCTGGCGGAAGCCCATCTGCCAGATCTGGCGCAGGGTGGTCTTACTGCGGATGAGCCCCTGGGCTTCGTAGCGCATGCAGAGCTCTTCCAGTAGCTCGTCGGTGGTGCGCTCGTTGGGCCGTTCCGACAGCTCCCGGTAGATGTCCCGCAGCACATCCCGGCGGGTGGCGAAGTCCACGGAAGTCATCTTCAGGCGGTTGAAGATCTGTTTGTACTGAAGGCGCAGGGAAGGCTTGTTGTTGGCGCTCTGGGCCTGGGCGGCGCGGATGACGGGGTTGATGCCGGCATGCTGGCCGTTGCCCGACGGGCCGGATTCCCAGGGGCGCAGGCCCTGGTCGTTGGAGACCACATAGTCCCTGGGCGCCACGTAGAGCTGCATGTCCTTGGTGTACAGGCTGATGAGGTCCTGGTTGTGTTCCAGCCAGGATTTGAACTGGGAGTAGCCGAAGTTGGCCTCGTTGAAGGCGGAGTCCATCAGCAGCATGGTCTGCTTGAGCTTGGCGGCCAGCACCGGCAGTTCGCCCCGCTGGGCGTGGACCCGCAGGGCCTTGTCCAGCAGGCTGCGTGCATTCTCGTTGTCCGCGCTGGAGGGGCTGTGCAGTTCGTGGTCGTGCATTTCGCCCAGCACCGACTCCAGGTAGACGAACTCATCGCACGCCTTGACCAGGAGGGGGTGGGTCACATCCTTGGGGCCGATGCCCAGGGTGTAGCGGCTGTATTCCCGCAGCTTGGCCACCAGGGGGCCGAAGTCGCTGTCGCCGGAGACGATGACGAAGGTCTGGATCTGGGGGCGGGTGATGGCCGTCTCCATGGCGTCCAGGGCCATGCGGATGTCGGCCCGATTTTTGCCGGCCCGGACGCTGTAGATCTGGACCAGGTCCACCGAGTTGTTCATGAGCTCTTCCCGGTAGTGGGAGAAGCGGCTCCAGTCGCCATAGACTCGCTTGATGACCACCGGCCCACGGCTCTGGAGATATTCCATCAGGGGGGTTAATTCGAAGTCCAGGAATTCTTGTTCAGCCCATAAAGCGACGTTCTCGAAATCAATGAACACCGCGATCTGGTTACTCATAAGAGTCTCCTCAAACCATTCGCTTTCTCTTTTATTTGGGTAGGGCATCTTTCACCGGATTTTCCAGCTAAGGGGGAGCCCGGCCCCAGGTGGCCGGATGAACGCTCCACAACAACAGACTCCCCTGGTCGGACGTTTCCACGGGCCTGGGGAAACGTCGCCCGGCCAGGCGCAGCGGCGACGACGAGCCCATGACAGACCGCCGTACCATCACCAATCATAACACAAACCCGGGGGAATGGGACAGGTCCGCCCGCGGGGCCGCGAGGTACCTGCGAGTAAATCCCGGCAAAATTCGCCGAGGGGGCCTTCGGCCCGCGGCTTCGCCGATCGGGCCTCTGGCCCGCGGCTTAGCCGATCGTATCCACCAGAGGGAGCGCGCCCAGAGGGCACCCGGAATTTCTGCCGTGGTATTTACGCCAGACTGTACTGGGCAGCACAGAGGGTGGTGGATTCAAAACAGGGGGCGTTTGGAAAAATTCATACACTTCGCTAATGTTTGCCATATGTCTTACTTACATCTTTCGTCTAGACTGTACCATAGTGAAACAACGCATGCGCCAGGCAGCACAGGAGGGCATGTCCGACCGGGAAGACTCCTGGCGGAGATGGCAGAAACTGGATGCCGGGGCGTCTGTGACAACAGCAATGAATGAGACGATTATCTGAGGAGGATAGAACGACCATGGGCAAGATTCTAGGTATCGATCTGGGGACGACCAACAGCGTGATGGCCGTCATGGAAGGCGGTAATCCGACGGTCATTCCCAACGCCGAAGGGTCGCGAACCACGCCTTCGGTGGTGGCGTTTACCAAAACCGGTGAGCGCCTGGTGGGCATCACCGCCAAGCGCCAGGCCGTGGTGAACCCGGAGAACACCATCTACTCGGTGAAACGGCTGATGGGGCGCCGCTTCGATGAGCCGGAAGTGAAGCGGACCATGGAGATGGTCCCCTACACCATTGTGGAGGGGCCCCACCATGACGCCCGGGTCATGATTCCCGTCAAGAACAAGACCTACACGCCCCAGGAAATCAGCGCCATGATCTTGAGCAAGCTCAAGCGGGACGCGGAAGCCTACCTGGGCGAAGAGGTCAAACAGGCCGTGATCACCGTGCCGGCGTACTTCAACGACAGCCAGCGCCAGGCCACCAAGGACGCAGGCCAGATCGCCGGGCTGGAAGTGCTGCGCATCATCAACGAGCCCACCGCGGCGGCCATCGCCTACGGCCTGGACAAGAAGAACGACGAGACCATCCTGGTCTTTGACCTGGGTGGCGGTACCTTCGACGTCTCGGTCCTGGAAGTGGGCGACGGCGTGATCGAGGTGAAGGCCACCAACGGCGACACCCACCTGGGCGGTGATGACTGGGACGAGCGCATCGTCGAGTGGCTGGTGAGCGAGTTCAAGAAGGAACACGGCATCGACCTGAGCAAGGATCGCCAGGCCCTGCAGCGCCTGCGGGAGGCGGCCGAAAAGGCCAAGATCGAGCTCTCTTCGACCTCCCAGACGGAGATCAACCTGCCCTTCATCACGGCGGACAGCAGCGGGCCCAAGCACCTGGCCATGACCCTGACCCGCAGCAAGTTCGAACAGCTCACCGCCGACCTGGTGGAGCGCTGCAAGCAGCCGTTCTTCAACGCCCTGAAGGACGCGGGGATCAAGGCCCAGGACCTGGACGAAGTGGTGCTGGTGGGTGGCTCCACCCGCATGCCCATGATCCAGGAGCTGGTGCGCCAGTTGACCGGCAAGGAGCCCCACAAGGGCGTCAACCCGGATGAAGTGGTGGCCATCGGCGCGGCCCTGCAGGCCGGTGTGCTGGCCGGTGAGGTCAGCGACCTGCTCCTGCTGGACGTGACGCCGCTGAGCCTGGGTCTGGAGACGTTGGGTGGCGTGATGACGGTGCTCATCCCGCGCAACACCACCATCCCGACCAAGAAGACCGAGATCTTCAGCACGGCGGCGGACAACCAGACCGCGGTGGACATCCACATCCTGCAGGGTGAGCGGCCCATGGCCCGGGACAACAAGACGCTGGGCCACTTCCGCCTGGATGGCATCCCGCCGGCGCCACGAGGCGTGCCGCAGATCGAGGTCACCTTTGACATCGATGCCAACGGCATCCTCAACGTGACCGCCCGGGACAAGGCCACCGGCAAGGAGCAGAGCGTGAAGATCACGGCCTCCACCAACCTGTCCAAGGAAGAGGTGGAGCGCCTGGTCCAGGAGGCCAAGGCCCACGAGGCCGAGGACCGGCGGCAGCGGGAGCTGGTGGAAGCCCGCAACAACGCGGACAACCTGATCTACGTCACCGAGAAGACGTTGCGGGAGCTGGGCGACAAGGTGCCCGCCACCGATCGGGGCCGCATCGAGCAGACCATCGAGGATCTGAAGGCGGCCATGGAGAGCGACGATCTGAACCGGATCCGCAGCCTGACCGAGCAGCTCCAGCAGGCCAGCCACGCCCTGAGCCAGCAGATGTACCAGCAGCAGGCGGGGAATGGCGCCGGGCCCGAAGGCGGTGCTGAAGGGGAAGCCGGCGGCGAGGATGACGTGGTGGAAGGCGAATACCGCCAGGTCTAAACCCACGTCGACCCCCACGCCAACACGGCCACCCCAGATGAAGAATGGGGAATGAACGAAAGAACGGGCGGAGCTGCAGCTCCGCCCGTTTCCTTGAAGAGGGGGACATACGATGCCATTCAGGTATGAAGATCCCTTTCGCCGCCTGCCGGCCCGCCGAAGTGGCCTGACAGGCCCCATGGCGAGGGGATATCGAGGAGGTGAAACCGTGCCAACCCTGGAGGATTACCGGGCACTGGCCCAGGCCTATCAGGAACTACAGGCCCGTTTCGAGCAACAGGCCAGGGAACTGGCCGAGCTGCGCCGGGAGCTGGAGATCAAGAACGAGGCCCTGCAGCGCCAGAGTGCCGACCTGAAATCCCTGGAGGCTGAGCTGGCCTGGACCAAAGCGGCCCTCCAGCAGGCCACCGAACAGGCCGACAAGGCGGCTGAAAGCAGCGGCGAGAACTGGCAAGAGCGCTACCTGCGCCTCCAGGCCGAGCTGGATAACCTGCGCAAACGGCTGGAGCAGCGCTCCGCCGCAGAGACCCGAGAGGCGCGCCAGCGCATCTTGCGGGACATGCTGCCCCTGGCCGACCACCTGGACCTGGCCCTGGCCCATGCACCGGAACATGCCGAGGGCACAGGCAAAGAATTTATTCGCAATATTGAAGCCGTTCGCCAGGCATTTTTGGAAACCTTGAAACGCTACGGCGTGGAGCGGATCCAGGCCGAGGGGCAGCCCTTTGACCCCCACATCCACGAGGCTGTGGGGGAGGTGGATGACCCGAATGTGCCGGCTGGCCATGTGGCCCGGGTGATCCAGGCAGGCTACCAGGAGAACGGCCAGCTCCTGCGCCCGGCTCGGGTGCTGGTGAGCCGCTAGACAACACGGCAGTGCAACCGGTTGTTGAAAGCCGTTGTCAAACGGCGGGCTCCATGTTAATCTTGATCCTGGAGACAGCCAAAAACCTGACCGATCCCTGGTGGGCGCGGAAGCGAGGTGACTATGGATTATAAAGACTACTACCAGATCCTGGGCGTTCCCAGGAATGCAACCGATAAAGAGATCAAAAAGGCCTTTCGCCAACTGGCCCAGAAGTACCACCCGGATAAAAACCCGGGCAACAAAGAGGCCGAGCAGAAGTTCAAGGAAATCAACGAGGCCTACACGGTGCTGTCGGACCCGGAGAAGCGCAAGAAGTACGACCGCTTCGGTGCCCAGTGGGAGCAGTACGAGCGGGCCGGCGGCCGCCCCGAGGACTTCGACTGGAGCGCCTGGACGGGCGGCGGCCCTCGCGGCAGCTACACCACCCGCACGGTCACGCCGGAAGAGTTCGAGCAGATGTTCGGCGGCATGGGCGGCTTCTCCAGCTTCTTCGATGCCCTCTTCGGCAGCGGCATGGGGGGCATGGGCGGCCGCCCAGGCGGTTCCTTCCGCCAGAGCCGGGGGCGCCCCGGCGTGGACTTCGGCGTCCACGAGCGGACCGCCGCGCCGCCCCGCACGGAAGTGCCCGTGGACATCACCCTGGAAGAGGCCTTCCACGGCACCACCCGAACCCTCCAGAGCGAGGATGGGACCCGCCTGGAGGTGAACATCCCCCGGGGGGTGAAGACCGGTTCCCGGGTCCGGGCCCGGGGCAGCCAGGGCGACATCTACCTGAAGATCAACGTCCTGCCCCATGAACGCTTCACCCGGGAAGGGGATGACCTGCGGGTGCGGGTCCCTGTGGACCTCTACACCGCCGTCCTGGGCGGCGAGGTTCAGGTCCCGACCCTGGAGCGGCCCGTGGTGCTGACCATCCCCCCCGGCACCCAGAACGGCAAGACGTTCCGGCTGCGGGGGCTGGGCATGCCCAACCTGCGCCAGCCCGACAAGCGGGGCGACCTCTACGCGGTGGTGGAGGTGACCCTGCCCACCAACCTGAGCGAGAAGGAGCGCAGCCTGTTCGAGGAGCTGCGCAAGTTGCGCCGCTGACCGGCTCCTACCGAATGGGGTTCCTGTAGGGGCGGGCCGCTGTGTCCGTCCGGGACAGGTCCAGATGGAGGGACGTAACGGGCCTCCCCCCATGGCGGCCCCACCAAATGGGGGCCCCGGGCCTGCCCAGGCTTTCCTGGAGCCAGGGTCCAACAGCATCGACCAGATCGGGAGAATGTGAAGAGCGCCGCCCCACAGGGCGGCGCTCTTTTTTACCTTGCCATCTCCTGACCGGCGGTCAGTCCATGGTCTTGTAGGCCGCGTTGACGAAGAGCCGGCGACCGTCCTCGGTCATGGTCTTGGGCCCGTCGTCGAAGCCCCACAACATCCACCAGCTGCTCTCCATCACCACGTTGCCGTAGCGCTGGTCGAAGTCGTTGAGGCCGTAGGCCTGCACCGACGTCTGCTCCCGGTTCAGCAGGATATCCACCCGGTTGCTCTCCTCCTGGTAGAGCTGCAGGGTCTTGATATCCTGCAGGTTGAACTCGAAGGAGTAGTCCCAGATGGGGTCGCTGTACTGGTCGACCAGGATGGAGGTGCCGTTGCTGTGGACGCCGTTGGGCCAGCCGATGGCCAGCTTCAGCCGACCGAAGAAGGCGTAGCCCCCCTCACCCAGCCCCAGCACCGGCCGTTCGTTGCGGACAATGGTGTCGAAGGCATCGTCCGTTCCCCACTGATCCAGGTAGCCGGTGTCCGGGCCGACGATGACCAGGTTGTAGTTCTGGATGTCGCTGGCCGGCACCTGGTTCACATGGACCAGATCCACGCCGATGCCGTTCTCCTGCAGCAGGGTGCGATACGCCATGCCCACCTGCTCTCCAGCCTGGCTGCGGTAGACGTAGAGGGCCCGGGGGCTCAGGTTGAAGCTGGTGTTCTCGTAGAGCTCGAAGGGGGCGCCGCCGGCTTCACCCTTGGCCACCCCGCGCACGGCGTAGGCGCCGGCTTCGTGGCCGTCGGTGAAGTAGTTGGCGTAGATGCCGTCATCCGCCTCGCCGTCGCCATGCTGGCCGTCGTCGTAGAGGTCCAGCATCACTGCCTGGCCGTACTGATGGACCGGGAAGACCTTGACCGCCACGCCCTGGCCGGGCAGGGGCTTCTCACCGGAGCTCAGGAAGCCGATGATGTGTACCGGCCGTCCCATGACCCGCTCCCGCTGGGGGGTGCCCACCAGGAGCTGGAACTGCACCGATGTCCTGGCCGAGGCCCACACCACGAACTCGTTTTCCGGACCCGTCTCGTAGTACTCCACCACGATCAGCCAGCTGCCCGGCTCCGGATGCTCGATGATGCAGGTCTCGTGGGTGGCGTCGCTGCGGCAGAAGGGGTTGCTCTTGGGGTCGAAGCGATACTCCTTGCCGCTGGGGTCAACGAGCACCAGCCGGAGCTGATGGCCGGCGATGGACCAGTTCACGGCCACGGTCAGCCGCTCCAGCCCCTCGGGCACCTCCACCTGCCAGCGGGAGACACCGGCCTGGGGATCGGCCATGCCCGTGGCCTGGAAGAGGCGGTTCTCGCCCAGGATCTCCTCGGCGATCTGTTTGTAGACGTCGCCCAGACGGTTGTCCAGGGTAGTGGGCCAGGCGTCGATGCCGGTGCTGATGCTGGCGACCGCGGCTGCCCCCAGGTCGGCTGCGGTCATGCCGTCCTCGGTCACCGAGTAGGATTCACCGCCGTTGTCGTCGGCGATCTCTGCCAGCAGCTCATGGTGTCCGGCGCTGGCCGGCCCCACGGCCACGGTGTGGACGATGGTGTCGGAGGGCTCGATGACGCCCTTGACTGCGGGGGTGTCGTAGTAGGGTGTCACGTTCTCCAGGCCGTCCGAGAGGAGGACGATGACATCAGCCTCGCTGAAGTCCGCCGGCGGGGCGGTCACCTGGTTCTGGCCTTCCAGCAGGCCCTTGCCGATGGCGGTCATGTTGGTGGGCACGAAGGCGTTGATGGCTGCCTTGGCTGCGTTCAGCTCGGGTGTGGTGGGGTCGGCGCTGACCTCGGTGATGGGGTAGGTGGTGGCGGCGTTGGTGCTGAAGCCGACCACGGCCACCCGGTCACCCACCAGGGATTGGTCCACGAAGAGGCGGGCCGCGTTCTGGGCGGCGGCCATCTTGTCATACTCGGACATGCTGCCCGAATGGTCCAGGACGATGGCCCGGTCGGTCACCTCTCGGCTGGTGAAGAGCACCGCCTTGGTCTCGCTGTCCTGGCCGTGGCCCAGCCAGCGGACCGTCAGGTCATATTTGTTGCCGGCGGCGTAGATGCCGGCCTGGGGCCGCACGTTCAGCCAGAACTGGTCGCCCACGGGCATGCCGCTGATGATGGTGGCGCTGTGGCCGTCGATCTCCACCTGGAAGTCGCCTGCGGAGGCGTCGGCCAGGGAGCTGGCCGGATCCGCCGCGTAGGGCTGGGTGGCTTCCAGCACCACCAGGAAGATATTGGGATTGGCCGGGTCACCGGCTTCGGCCACGTCGCCCGTTTGGGGAGAGACGATGTTCAGCTGGCGGAAGTCGCCGACCAGGCTGTACTTCTGGGGGTTGCCGTTGGGCAGGGAGGAGGCGGTCACCCGGATGGTCCAGGTGCCGGCCATGGGGTTCTCCACCACCACCTGTTCCACGTTGTCCCGGTTGTTGACACCCCGGACTGCGTCTTCCAGGTCGTCGGCGTCGATGGGATCCAGGGCGCCGTTGCCCGGCGAGTTGGTGATGGGCAGCGGGTCCAGCACCCAGGGGCGATGGAGGGTGTTGTCGGGCGCCACCAGCACCAGGTCCAGGTTGTTGACCAGCTTGGGGCTGGTCTCGGCGGTGAGGGTGCTGCCGGGCTCGTCGTCCCAGGCCAGGGTGAAGCGCAGCTCGGACTGGCCGGCCGTCACCTGGATGGTGTACTCGTCCTGGGTGTTGGCCGGGGAGACCTGGTCCTCGATGAAGGCCTTGGCCCGGATGGCCTGGACTGCGGCCTGGGCGTTGACCAGACCGTAGCCTGTGGCCCAGTCCGGCCCTTCGCCGTAGGTATAGGGGCAGTCGCAGTCTGGATCGTTGAAGGGGGTGGTCCCGCTCAGGTCGGTGGCGGTGTTGACCAACAGGGCCTTGATGGTGCTGGGCAGGGGCATGAAGGTGGGGCCGAAGGTGTAGCGGATCTGCTCGAACATCAGCGCCACCACGCCGGCCACGGCAGGGGCGGCCATGCTGGTGCCACACTTGCCCACATAGCCCAGGTTGGTGGATGTGGAGACGATGCCCTCGAAGGCGTCGTTGTGGCAGCCCGGTGCCACGACATCGGGCTTGATGCGGCCGTCGAAGGTGGGCCCCCGGCTGCTGAAGCTGCTGACCAGGTCGGTGTCGGTGTTGACGGAGCCCACGCCCAGGCTGTTCTTGGCCGGCGCGTAGATGCTGTAGAACCCTTCCTCGTTGTCGTACTGGGCACCGGTGCCCTGGTTGGCCACGGCGAAGATGGCCAGGCGAGGGGGCACCGTGTTGCCGTCGCTGTCCACCGCGTCGCCCCGGACGATGCTGTCGATGCCCGCGGCCACGCCGTCGTAGACGCCGTAGGTCATGACGTAGCTGTGGGTGGAGGCCACGGCGTCGTAGTTCAGGATCTGGTCCGAGAAGTAGTCGGCATAGGCCACACCGCTGCCGATGTTCCGGCCGTAGCTCTCGTTGACCAGGCGAGCTTTGGGCGCGTGGCCCCGCCACTGGAAGGGCGTGCCGCCGTTGGTCTCGCTCTGGTTGCCGTTGCCCATGACGATGCCCGCGGTGTGGGTGGCGTGGTCGCTGGTGTCGCTGTGGGCGTAGGCGCCGATAACCACCCGGCCGCTCAGGTCTAGATGGGCCGTGGCCGGCTTGCGTTCCATGTGGCCGATGGTCACGCCCTGGCCGGTGAGCCCCAGATACAGGATGGGGTTACCCGACCCGGCGGCCGGCACGACCGCCTGCTGGACCATGGTGGAGTTGGTCTGGGCGGTGCCCTCGTCGTTCAGATCCTCCGGCGGGGTGAAGCCGGTGCTGATGGCGGCCACGGCGGGTTCCTGGGCCAGGGCAGCCAGGTTTTCCGACGTGTTGGGGACCAGCCACTGCTGGGGCGTGGCGCCCTGGCGATAGTTGTTGCTGCCCACGATGGCGGTGAGGACGCTCTCGATGGTCTCCTTGGATACGTCCGGGAAGAAGGTGACCAGGGCTTCCTGATAGGTCTCCTGGGCCTCAGGTGCCTCCAGGTCCGGATCGGTCTTGTATTCCGGCTTGTGAAGTCCCAGGAAGCGGACCAGTTCCAGGAGGGTCGGGTCGTTGAGGTTGGCCTGGCTGGAGACCCGCGCGGTGTAGGTGGTGTTGCCCAGGTACTCCAACAGCTCCACACCCAGGGAAGCCAGTTGATCCCGTTCTTCCGGCGTGGGCAGGTGGTAGAGCTGGGCCAGGGCGTACTGGTCACCTTGTGCCAGCGCGTCGGCCAGGGCCTGCTCCACGCCCGGTTCCGGGGTAAGGGTGCCCACGGCCAGGGGGATTTCCACCTGTTTGCCTGTGAGGAGCCAGACCAGGTTGGCCAGGAGCTGACGGCCGGTTTCCGTCATCTGGCCGGGGCCGCTGCGGAAGCCCCACAGGGCCCACCCATCCCCTTCCTGGATGATGGGGATCAGGTTCGCCATGCCGGCCAGGGCCGCGTAGCGCACCAGGCCGGCGGTCCGCGCACCCAGATCCACGGCAACCACCGGAACCTCACCGGTGTAGAGGGCATAGGGCGCCTGGTCCAGGGGGATGGGATGGTAGCCGGTGTAGAGGGGGAGGCTGGCGTTGCCGTCGCTGCGCTCGACCGTATGGCCATTGGTCTGGATGGCCTTGCTCAGACCGATCTGACCGTTGGCCCGGTCGAAGAAGAGGGCGCCGCCCAGACCCATGCCCAGGATGGGCCGGCCGCTGTCCAGGATCTGCTGGGTGAGCTCGTCGGAGACGGCCCACTGGCCATCCCGGGCCAGGTCATCGGCCAGGATGATGAGGTCGTAGTCGCCCAGGGCGCTCTGGCTGCGGGTGCCCACTGGCCTGGAAGCGGCCGAGGAAGAAGCGCCCGATTGGGAGATCATGGGCAGGAAAATCTTGTGCTCCCCTTCGAATGGGGTGCCAGACTCCAGCTGCATGACTTCCACGTTGGCGCCACTGCCGGCCAGGGTCTCGCCGATGGCCTGGGCCGTGGACGCGTCCTGACGGTAGATGTACAGGGCCTGGACGGCCTGTGCGGCCTGGGCCGAAGCCGGCATCACCAACCGCCCTGGCGCAGCCTTCCGGGCCGCCTGGACGGGGGCCAGTGGCAGGAAGGTCTGCGCCAACAGGGAAATCAGCAGAAGTAGGGCAAGAAACCTTCGTCTCATGGGAACCTCCTTGTGATATGAAATGGCTTCATGCGCGGACCCGTTGCCGGGCCCTGGCAGCAGGATCCAGGGGGCGGGAATTGGAGCAGTTGGGTGAATATTTCTGCCTGGCACCAGCGTAGCAATGCCAGCCGATTTCAGAAGCAGCCCAGGGCACAGGCCGGATGTGCAAAAGCGCACAGGGGGCAAGAGGGTTTGATTCAATTCCCAGATTCCACACAGATTCAGTGGTGCAGCTCGTAACTGCGCATCCATCGCCACCCCTTCACCCGCCGGGATGTGGCGACAACGGGCGGGCACGGCGGCCCGCCCCTACGGGAACGGGCGCCTTTCCGTGCACCACCGTGCGGCCGGAGACCGCACCTACGCCAGGGGGCGCCATCCACGCGGATTGGACGCGGCGGATATGTAGGGCGGGTCTCCGGCCCGCCGTGGGTGGCTGTGAAATCTGTGGCTCAAAACCAACGTGGTTCCTGTAGTGGACTCAGGATTAAAACGAACTGCTAACGCAGTGCATGCATGCTTCTAATTTGGATTCGCTACAATGGGGGAGAGATTACGATACTGACAGCTGTGCCAGCGATCTGATACCGATTGTCTTACGAAGTGGCACGCATG
This DNA window, taken from Litorilinea aerophila, encodes the following:
- the dnaK gene encoding molecular chaperone DnaK; the protein is MGKILGIDLGTTNSVMAVMEGGNPTVIPNAEGSRTTPSVVAFTKTGERLVGITAKRQAVVNPENTIYSVKRLMGRRFDEPEVKRTMEMVPYTIVEGPHHDARVMIPVKNKTYTPQEISAMILSKLKRDAEAYLGEEVKQAVITVPAYFNDSQRQATKDAGQIAGLEVLRIINEPTAAAIAYGLDKKNDETILVFDLGGGTFDVSVLEVGDGVIEVKATNGDTHLGGDDWDERIVEWLVSEFKKEHGIDLSKDRQALQRLREAAEKAKIELSSTSQTEINLPFITADSSGPKHLAMTLTRSKFEQLTADLVERCKQPFFNALKDAGIKAQDLDEVVLVGGSTRMPMIQELVRQLTGKEPHKGVNPDEVVAIGAALQAGVLAGEVSDLLLLDVTPLSLGLETLGGVMTVLIPRNTTIPTKKTEIFSTAADNQTAVDIHILQGERPMARDNKTLGHFRLDGIPPAPRGVPQIEVTFDIDANGILNVTARDKATGKEQSVKITASTNLSKEEVERLVQEAKAHEAEDRRQRELVEARNNADNLIYVTEKTLRELGDKVPATDRGRIEQTIEDLKAAMESDDLNRIRSLTEQLQQASHALSQQMYQQQAGNGAGPEGGAEGEAGGEDDVVEGEYRQV
- a CDS encoding DnaJ C-terminal domain-containing protein, whose product is MDYKDYYQILGVPRNATDKEIKKAFRQLAQKYHPDKNPGNKEAEQKFKEINEAYTVLSDPEKRKKYDRFGAQWEQYERAGGRPEDFDWSAWTGGGPRGSYTTRTVTPEEFEQMFGGMGGFSSFFDALFGSGMGGMGGRPGGSFRQSRGRPGVDFGVHERTAAPPRTEVPVDITLEEAFHGTTRTLQSEDGTRLEVNIPRGVKTGSRVRARGSQGDIYLKINVLPHERFTREGDDLRVRVPVDLYTAVLGGEVQVPTLERPVVLTIPPGTQNGKTFRLRGLGMPNLRQPDKRGDLYAVVEVTLPTNLSEKERSLFEELRKLRR
- the grpE gene encoding nucleotide exchange factor GrpE, which produces MPTLEDYRALAQAYQELQARFEQQARELAELRRELEIKNEALQRQSADLKSLEAELAWTKAALQQATEQADKAAESSGENWQERYLRLQAELDNLRKRLEQRSAAETREARQRILRDMLPLADHLDLALAHAPEHAEGTGKEFIRNIEAVRQAFLETLKRYGVERIQAEGQPFDPHIHEAVGEVDDPNVPAGHVARVIQAGYQENGQLLRPARVLVSR
- a CDS encoding NYN domain-containing protein; protein product: MSNQIAVFIDFENVALWAEQEFLDFELTPLMEYLQSRGPVVIKRVYGDWSRFSHYREELMNNSVDLVQIYSVRAGKNRADIRMALDAMETAITRPQIQTFVIVSGDSDFGPLVAKLREYSRYTLGIGPKDVTHPLLVKACDEFVYLESVLGEMHDHELHSPSSADNENARSLLDKALRVHAQRGELPVLAAKLKQTMLLMDSAFNEANFGYSQFKSWLEHNQDLISLYTKDMQLYVAPRDYVVSNDQGLRPWESGPSGNGQHAGINPVIRAAQAQSANNKPSLRLQYKQIFNRLKMTSVDFATRRDVLRDIYRELSERPNERTTDELLEELCMRYEAQGLIRSKTTLRQIWQMGFRQRAFDYGDQVASVHVPVRLADGIDSEADFVKRAESGFVFAVINAGLEIDKHELAAILLNDRDQVDYIQSLLDDLQERGLIVYKDKRYTLPGHSAIPFADEPALQLLRYDIEHVQLPDNLPRTQEKARSLAKTAMLQRSQDFAASARSYLFACRLQWDAVEANEPGASVEDLRWYMASYASVKAGELSQIHRDYANSRPYYLAFFYLVQEDDPLWSRMRGLINPMLSYYWVNAWRELGLTAANPSLSTTTPAEIAVSAATHENQELCKLWFTMTQNLAEVNPGLLRRVANQIRLNRSDSPVHMQVADAIEQMLMV